A single genomic interval of Corvus hawaiiensis isolate bCorHaw1 chromosome 5, bCorHaw1.pri.cur, whole genome shotgun sequence harbors:
- the QDPR gene encoding dihydropteridine reductase: MAAGRVLVYGGRGALGSQCVRYFKSKNWWVASIDLAENADASANVVVRATDSFPEQAEQVTAEVGKLLGEEKVDAILCVAGGWAGGSAKAKSLYKNCDLMWKQSVWTSTISSHLATKHLKEGGLLTLTGAQAALSGTPGMIAYGMAKGAVHQLCQSLAGASSGLPSGSAAVAILPVTLDTPANRKAMPDADFSSWTPLEFIAETFYNWMTGKDRPSSGSLIQVITTGGKTELVSAAHL, translated from the exons ATGGCGGCGGGCCGGGTGCTGGTGTACGGGGGCAGGGGCGCGCTGGGCTCCCAGTGCGTGCGGTACTTCAAGTCCAAGAACTGG TGGGTGGCCAGCATCGACCTGGCGGAGAACGCGGACGCCAGCGCCAACGTGGTGGTGAGGGCGACCGACTCCTTCCCCGAGCAGGCCGAGCAG GTGACAGCAGAAGTTGGAAAACTTCTCGGTGAAGAAAAGGTGGATGCGATCTTGTGTGTAGCTGGAGGATGGGCTGGAGGCAGCGCCAAAGCCAAGT CTTTATACAAAAACTGTGATCTAATGTGGAAGCAGAGCGTTTGGACATCGACTATTTCCAGCCACCTTGCCACAAAACATCTGAAAGAAGGTGGCCTCTTGACTCTGACAGGCGCTCAAGCTGCTTTGTCTGGAACCCCAG GGATGATTGCCTATGGCATGGCCAAAGGAGCAGTGCATCAGCTTTGTCAGAGTTTGGCTGGTGCCAGCAGTGGCCTGCCATCTGGTTCTGCTGCAGTTGCCATTTTACC GGTTACCTTAGATACGCCAGCAAACAGGAAAGCAATGCCTGATGCAGATTTCAGCTCCTGGACACCCTTAGAATTCATTGCAGA aaccTTTTATAACTGGATGACAGGAAAAGATCGACCAAGCTCTGGCAGCCTAATCCAGGTGATAACTACAGGTGGGAAGACTGAACTAGTTTCAGCAGCACATCTTTGA